In the genome of Planctomyces sp. SH-PL62, the window TCGTGACGAGCAACCGCCCGGCCCGTTCGATCGGCTCGGTCCCGACCGACGAGGCCACGACCACCGCGAACGGCGACTCGGACGCGACGCTCAAGGTCGGGAACGTCGCCCCGGCGTCGCCGTTCCAGCCGGCGATCCCCTGGGTGTACGGCGTGTCGACGACCAGACGGCCCTGGGAAGGGTCCCAGCCCGGAGGGAGCGCCTTGCGGCGCGGCGCATTGCGGGCGGGCGCGGTCTCGCGGCCGGTCGCGGGCTCGCGTCCTCGGAGCAGGATGGATGCGGCGTGGGGCCAGAGGGCGTAGACCTGGGGGGTCCCGTTGGCCACCTCGGGGAGCTGGAAGATATCCTCGCCCCCCGCGGTCCCGACGGGCCCGTCGCCCCAGACCTTGGGATGGACGAAGACGCCGCGGCGGACCAGCGCGTCCCAGTCTTCCTGAAGGGCCGTCGCCGACGCCAGCAACTGGTCGGCCGCCTCGTTGGGGAAGGCCCAGGCGCCCTGAGTCTGCGGGCACCACTGGCCCACCACGTAAGGCCGGCCTTCGGCCAGCTTGCGCGAGGCCCCGGCGACGAGCCCGCCGTCCCCGCTCCAAAGCTGAGACCGGAAATCAGGACCGAGCCAGGGCGAGGGGTTCCAGTATAGCCGGTCGTCGATCAGGTCGAGGCCCGTGGCGACGAGCGAGGACGCGAACTCCGGTTCCCGCCGCCAGTGCGACACCGAGGCCACGGGCGCCTTGAGACCGGCCTTGCGAAGCTGATCCGCCCAGCCGGCGTAATGGGCCGACTCGATCGAATGCCAGAGCCGCCGGCCCGAGAGCCCCCGCGTCTTCTCGGCCCGCGCCCGAAGTTCCGCCCCGTACGAGGCGGGGAGCGAGTCCGGGCGGTCGATCAGGTCGAACAGCGAGGCCTCGCCCGCGAGCGTCACCCAGGCCAGGCCGGGGGAGTCGCGGAGCGCCCGGCCGGTTTCCGCGTTGGGATGGGACAGGAGCGCGAGCGAGGCGTCCACGTTGAGCTTGCCGATGGTCGGGTCCAGCACGGCCGCGGGCCCGCCGCCGGGGGGGAGCAGGCCGGCCGACTTCACGCCGTCGTCGCTTCGAAACCGACGCCCGCCCAGGAGTTCCAGGGCGACGTAGATCCCCCGCTTCTCCAGGGCGGCGATCAGGTGGTCTAGCCTCTCCAGGGCCACCGGATCGAACTCCCGCGTGTCGTCCCGGACGTCGTCGAAGAGGCTCCGGTCGGGGCCGAGGGGCGTGTCGAGCTCGCCGAGGCGGACGAGGTTGACGCCCGATCGCGCCAGGCGGTCGGCCAGTTCGTCGGCCTTGTCGGCCTCCTGGAAGGCGGCCGGCGGCAGGAGCTGGACGCCGAAGAATCGGGCCCGGCCGCCGTTCTGGAAAGCCAGCCGACCGTCCTTCACGACCACGTTCCCCTTCGAGCCCGCCGGGGAGGGGGACAGGAACGAGAAGTCCAGGGCCGACCCGGCGGCGATCGTCGCGGCGGGCTCGTGCGGGTGCCAGCCGATGACATCGTCGGCCGTCTGGAAGGGGCTCCAGGAGCCGAGCTCCGGGTTCGGCGCGGCGGCGATGCGGACGTCGTCGATGCGGATCGAGCCGACGCCGTCGGACTTCTCGAACTGGACGACGGCCCGCACCGCCCCGCGAGGGACCGGGACCACCGTGCGCTGGGCCCTCCAGTCGAACGAGCCGGACCACTGGAACGCCGGCTCGCCGCCGCGACGCCCCCCCAGGGGCTCGCCTTGCTCGTCGAGGTAGTAGAAGACCGCGCCGGCGCCACCGGAGCCGCGAAGGCCCTGGCCCCGCGCGTACAGCGACAGCTCCAGGCCGTTGAAGCCCTCCACCGGCAAGGCCAGTCCGGTCAGGACCCTCGCTCCGGAGCGAGACAGCTCGATCGCCGAGTCCGATTCGCGACCGGGCGAGATGCGGGCGGCGTCGTTGTCGACGGTCCAGTAGGAGGGCGACGGGTCGCCCAGCTCGAAGTCGCCGTTGACCACCAGATTCGTCGTCTCGACGGTCTGGCGGGGGATCAGCTCGAAGGTCAGTCCGTCGACGTCGAGCCGACCGGACGCGCCCATCAGGCCGACGGACATGATGGCGTCGTGGGTGCCGGGGGGGACGGGGATCCGCTTGGCGACGCGGGTCCATCGGTCGCCGACCGAGCGGGTCCAGGGTCCCATCGTCCCTCGGGAAAGTTGCCTGAGCTCGTCGCCCAGGAAGTCGATCAGGAGGCTGGGCTCCTCGCCCACGCGCTCGCCGTACTCGATGTCCTTGAGGCGGACCCAGAGGCCCAGGACGATGGCCTCCACCTTGCGGCCGTCGACGCCGAAGGCGCGGCTGAGCCGGGCGGGGCGGCCGCGACGTTCGCAGGCGAAGCGGACGAAATGCGGGCCGGCCGCGCCGCCGGTCGTCTCGATCGCGGCGTCGCGGGCGTTGTACCAGCCGTCGGGCACGCCGTCGGCGTTGGCGTCGAGTTCGAGGTCGTCGCGGGCCGGGGGGGGCGGGCGGAGGATCTCGCCGGCCGGTTCCTGGGCGGCTCCGGCCGCGGAGAAGGCCCACGCCAGGCAGAGCGCGAGCGACAAGGAAAGCGGCGTCGTCTTGGTCACGGGGGATCTCCGTCGCGTCACCTGGCGTCCGGGCGGTCGTCAGTCGGCCTTCGGGGCGGGGGCCGCGGCCTCGCCGGGCTTCGGCTCGGCCTTCTCCTTGAGCGCCTGTCCGGTCATGGGGACGAACAGGGTGGGCTTGAGTTCCTTGTCGATCAGCTTGCCGTCCCGCTTGATCACCAGGTGCACGATCTGGTTGAAGCGGTCGCCCAGGGGGATCACCATCCGTCCCCCTTCCTTGAGTTGGTCGATCAGCGGCTTGGGGATGCGCTGGGGGGCGCAGGTCACGATGATGGCGTCGAAGGGGGCGGCGTCGGGCCAGCCTTCGTAGCCGTCGCCGACCTTCGTGTGGATGTTGGTGTATCCCAGCTCCTTGTGGACCTTCGCGGCCCGTTCGCCGAGCGGGGCGTGGATCTCGACCGAATAGACGTCCTTCACGAGCCGCGAGAGGATCGCCGACTGGTAGCCGGAGCCGGTGCCGACCTCATAAACCTTGTCGGTCGGCTTGGGGTCGAGGACCTCGGTCATGAAGGCGACGTCGTAGGGGGGGGTGATCGTCTGGCCCTCGCCGATCGGGATCGACTCGTCGTCGTAGGCCTGGCGGTCGGTCTCCGGCGGCAGGAAGCGGTGGCGGGGGACGGTGCGGAAGGCGTCCAGCACGCGCGGGTCCTTGATCCCACGCTCGACGAGGTGCCGCTGCACCATCCGCGCGCGAGGCCGGGCCGTCGGATCGTCGGCCGGGGCCTTGGCCGATTCCTGGGCCCGGGCGGCCAGG includes:
- a CDS encoding protein-L-isoaspartate(D-aspartate) O-methyltransferase, translated to MRRHFRKGSTSGPAGFLTFLTILACGLAARAQESAKAPADDPTARPRARMVQRHLVERGIKDPRVLDAFRTVPRHRFLPPETDRQAYDDESIPIGEGQTITPPYDVAFMTEVLDPKPTDKVYEVGTGSGYQSAILSRLVKDVYSVEIHAPLGERAAKVHKELGYTNIHTKVGDGYEGWPDAAPFDAIIVTCAPQRIPKPLIDQLKEGGRMVIPLGDRFNQIVHLVIKRDGKLIDKELKPTLFVPMTGQALKEKAEPKPGEAAAPAPKAD